In Chlorobiota bacterium, the sequence ATCGAACCCCGTCTCGGTCAGCCAAAAGGCTGCGCTGGCCGCGCTGACCATTCCAGAGGTTGCCGATGATGTTAAAAAAATGGGAGAAGCATTCTTGCGGCGGCGGGATTTGATTGTGGAGTTGCTACAGGCAATCCCTGGCGTGCGGTTCCATATCCCCGGCGGGGCGTTTTACATCTTCCTGAACGTGGCGCAGTTCTACAACGAACAGATTCCCGACAGTGCCGCGCTGGCTGGTTACTTGCTGCGCGAGCATCTGGTGGCAACGGTTCCCGGCTCCGGATTCGGCGATGACCATGCGATCCGCCTAAGCTACGCCTGCGCAGAAGCTGACATTCGGGAAGCGGTCAAGCGGATTGGCGAAGGATTAGCAAGCCTGCAACGCTAAGTCCGCGGCGGTCGCTCCGGGGGGCATCTTTCCGTTCTTCCTTTCCTACGGTAGGCGGCCAATGCTGACGTTGGTGTTGATCCCGTACTTGCGGATTTCCTCAATCATGCCGCGGGCGTTTTTCAGGGTCAGCATCAGTTCGTTCGTCAGGGTGCTGTCGTTAATCAGTTTGGCAACGATTCCGTTTCCGTTGCGAAGGTCGCCAACCAGGCCATCAACATGGGCAATCAGGGAATCGGCACGGCGAAGCACCGAAGAAGAGGAGGTGATGACGGCGCGGGCATCGGTAGCGGTTTGCTCCACCGCAGCAATCGAGCGTTCAATGCCCGGGGAGGAGCGTTGCAGAAGGCCCCGCAGCTCGGTGATCGTTCCATCCAAATTGCTGATTGTCTGCTCCAGCTTCCCACGGTTATCGGCCACCAGAAGGTTGAGCGAGCGGGTGAGTTGCGCGGCGTTTTCCACCGTCTGCTCCACCCCGTTCCGCAGTTGCGGGGATCCAATCAATCCGTTGGCAAAACCGATGGTGGTGTCAATCCGGACCAGCAAGGCATCCACTTTGTGGGCAATCTGGTCGAACGTTCCAACCACTGCTCCCAAATCCCCCGCCACCACGCATGGGATTGCCGCGCTGGCCGGCAGCGGACGCTCCGACTTTCCAACACTCACCTCAATTTTTTTCCCGCCAGTAATCTCCAGCATCTGGATTGTTCCGGTGGCATCTTCTTTCAGCGGAACTGTGGGGTCAATCCCGGCCTGAATCATTACGCCATTGGGGGCCGACTGGACGCTTATCACGCTCCCCTTCCGAACGCCATTCACGGTGATGACCGATCCGGCATCAACGCCAGAAGTGTTGGAAGCGGTGAAAACGATAACACGTTGCTCCACGCCGAACGCCGCCCGTTTCCCCCACACGATCCCGCCAACAAGCAGAACAAGAGCAACCAAGGAGATCAACCCGACGCGGGCTTCCTGTGATGTTGTGGATAACGCCATAAACGTGAATGCCGAGGAAGAAATGGGAAGTTGGAAATTGGTTGTGGCCGGAATCGGGGGGCGGGGCGGCCTGCCTTGTCTCGCGCTTTTTTTCCCCCGAAAACAGCGCAGCCCCGGAACCCGTCCGGGGCTTCGCAGAAGGTTGACACGGGAACGCTGTTCGATGGAACAAGCCGGAACAGCATCGGCCCGGTTTAGAATGGAAGATCGTCGTCGGCAACGGAGGTATTGGCCGGAGCGGAAGTGTAGCTTCCCTGGGACTCGCCGGTGCTGCCGGACATCCCGCCAGACATACCGCCGCCGGTATCGCCACCGCCCCCCTGGCCGCCATCCACGAACACGAAATCGGTTCCAACAATCTCGGTTATGTAGCGGGTTTGCCCTTCTTTGTCCTCGTACTTACGGGTTTGCAGGCGACCTTCCACATAAATTTTGCGCCCTTTCTTCATGTACTGGGCGATAATCTCCCCGGCTTTCCCCCAAAAAACAACGCTGTGCCACTCGGAGCGCTCCACCATGTTTCCTTCCTTGTCCTTGTAGCTCTCGTCGGTCACGACTTTGAAGGAGCAGATTGGCATTCCGGTTTGGGTGTGGCGCAGTTCGGGATCGTTCGGCTGGATGTTGCCGATAATTGTCACTTTGTTCAAGCTCCGTGCCATAGTACACTCTCCGTTGTGTGGTTACGATATTGTTGGTGAAGGACAAGGGCTTGCGCCGCAAGTCCCGATGGTTGGTGTTTGGTAGTTATGGAAATCGTGGGTCGAAAATACGCCATGCCATACCAAGAACCAACAGCCGAAGCCTATCGGCGTGAAGTTTCTGTGAGATGTTTCGGGCCTTTCACCCGTTATGAAGGATAGTTGGAAGAAAGAAGAACTCTGCCAATGCAAAAAACTTGTTGCCTGCGTGGGGCGATGGGTGTATTTTTCTACCCGCTGCTCCCCGCCACCGGCGGCAGAGCGGCAGAACAAACAGGCAGCAGATCAACCAGATAGCCATCTACGTAGGCTCCTTTCCTTACCTGCTACTTCCCAAGCAACATCCATCTTCTTTACGGCAATGCCCGGCTGCATCGGCACACGGGGCGGGTCGGCATCTTCGCTGAATGGAAGCGTTTTGCACATAATCGCAGTATTAACAACAACGCAGTATGAGCTCACACACGGAAAAGTATAAGGGCAATATCGTCCAGGGATTGCTCTTCTTTGGCATCTTGCTGGTGGCCGCCTACGGCTTCCAAAAATTTGTCATCACGGACCTCTTCTCCTCGGTCATCATCAGCTTGTTCGCGCCCGACGAAGTGAAGAACCACCACCCCGACCCCACAACCAAAGCGGTCGTGGATCCGGAATTCATCATGGACATGACCAGCAATGAAGTCCGGTCCGAAGCAGGGAAAGATGGTGGATATAACAAGCCCGCAGGGTCTTGGGTTATCAAAGCCGAAAAATTAGGGGAGGAGCCGATTGAGATCATGCCGGAACTTACCTTCGGCGTCTTCTCCCTCTTCTTCGGGTTTATCTTCGCCATCATCATCACGGCCATGCTCCCAACACCGATTGGCTACGTCTCCAATAAAATGGAGCGGGAGATTGAGCACACCATTGACCGCATTGATGAGCAAACCGGCGATAAAATCTCCCGCGAGGAGATCGAGCGGATCACAGCCGCGAGCTCTCACGATGATTTAACGCCGATTGAGAAGGAGTTCGGTCCGGTGATCGTCAACGAAATCAACGACGTTCGCCAAGCCAACAAATGGAAGCGGAACAAAGTGCTGGTCACCAAAGGCTTGCGCCTGTACATGACCCGCCACTTTGCCGAGCGGTACAGCAACAACGTCCAGGGCTTTGCCTACGGCGGCGCGGCTATCCTTATCGTGATTATCGGTATTCGCGGTCTGAAGTTTATCCCGCCAACGCAGCCTTCAATCCTTCTTGCAGCCATCGCGCTGGAGTTCACGATGCTTCTGCTGCTGGCCACCACGCTCTTCTACACCGAAGAAGAACAGCGCATGGACAAACTGATCCGTGACCTTGAGGAAAGCTCCGAAGGACAGAAGTATGAGCTGATTAACCTGGTGCGGACCTCGCAACAGCAACAGCGTGACTTGGCCTCGATGGTGGATTATATCCAACGCCAGACCGAGAACTTGCAGAAAATGGCCGACGCGCTCACCGGCGCAAATCGCGAGTATATCATCCAAGTTGCGCAGCGTGCGGTGGCCGAGTACGTCACCAAAGAAACCAGCATCGAAATCACCGAGAAGGTGATCCGCGAGCGGATTGATGAGGCAATGCGCCAGATGTTCGGCGGCAACAGCCCGCAGCAGCTTGACCGCGGCTAATCGGTAAAGGCCGCAGCCAGTGCAAAATGGAACGGGGATTGAGCTTCCAAGAACTCAATCCCCGTTCTTTTTTTCTTTGGAGTCCCGCATCAACTCCATCAGATCCCGCACCTTCGCCACCGATTCTTCCCCCCCTTGCTCCAGCCACATTCCATCGGCCAGCCGCCGGAACCACGTCATCTGCCGCTTGGCGTACCGGCGGGTGGATTGCTGGATAAGCTCCACCATCCTCTCATAACCAAACTCTCCTGCGCGGTGGCCGATTGCTTCGGAATATCCCACCGTCCGCATCCCAGGGTCGCTGGCGGTGAAGCCTTCGGCAAGCAGCCGGTCCACCTCCTCCATCAGCCCCGATTCCAGCATCTGGATCACCCGTTGGTTGATCCGGCGATAGAGCAGGTCGCGCGCGGGGGAAATCACCACGTACCGGGGAAGAAATCGCCCCGATGCGGAACCTCTATCACCGCTCCCAGCCGAAAGGAAATCGCTGTATGGCTGCCCCGTTTGGATGTAGCAGGCCAATGCCCGCAACGTTTTTGCGCGGTTGTTCGGCGAGTGCGCTGCCGCCGCTACCGGGTCCACCGCTTGGAGTTGGTGGTGCAAGGCATCGTACCCCTCGGCTTCCAATCGCTGCTCCAGCATGGCGTAAACATCGGGGTCGGCGGTGGGGGCGGATAGCCCCTGGAACAAGGCCTGCACGTAAAAACCGGAACCGCCAACAACAATCGGGATGTTGCCCCGCCGCCACACTTCTTGGATTGCAGCGGCGGCATCATCGGCAAACCGGCCAGCGGCGTAGCGTTCGTTAGGAGGAAGAATGTTGATAAGGTGATGCGGAACCTGCTGCAATTCCTGCGGGTTTGGCTTCGCGGTCCCGATATCCATCCCGGTGTAAATCTGCCGCGAATCTGCCGAGATGATCTCAACCGATGGGCCAATGCGTGCCGCAAGTTCCAGGCTTAACGCCGTCTTCCCCGATGCCGTTGGCCCAACGATTACCAGCAATGCGTTGTTGGTGTTCATGGTGCTGGTCTCCTTTCTGCGGCCACCATCGGCTGCGGGCCGTTGCTCACTCCTTCTCCCACCCTTCCCGCCCAATCAGCGGCACAAACTTGAAGTCGCCGTGGTCAAACTCCTCGAACTGATCGCTTTCCCCCTGGCGTGCGAACACTTTCATCCGTTGGGTTGCTTTCTCCCCAATCGGGATCACCATCCGCCCGTTTGCCGCAAGCTGCCGCAGCAATGCCGGCGGTGCAGCCGGCGCGCCAGCGGTGACGATGATCCTATCGAACGGAGCAAAGGCACTCCAGCCCACGGTTCCATCGGCAACGCGCATGGCAACGTTGCAGCCAATCGCTTCAAGGCGTTGGCGCGCTTGGTTTAGCAAGTCGGCGTGCCGCTCGATGGTGAACACACGCAGCCCCAACGCCCAAAGCACCGCCGCCTGGTAGCCGCTTCCGGTTCCGATTTCCAGCACGTTCATCCCCGGTTTGGCTTCCAGCAGCTGCGTCTGGAACGCCACAGTGAAGGGTTGGGAGATGGTCTGGTTGCAGGAGATTGGAAGCGCGCCATCTTCCCAGGCACGATGCCGGAAGGTGGCTGGCACAAACTCCTCGCGAGGGATTTTCGCAATGGCCTTCAGCACCGCTTCGTCGGTGATGCCGCGCAGGCGGAGTTGCTCCAGTAAATCCTCCCGTGAGGTTCGCAAGGAAGCGGTAGCAGAGTCAGGTCTGTTGAACATTCGTTGGTTATGCCCGTTGTCGTGTTCGGGTTGTTGTTTGGTTGTTGTGTTCGGTTGCGCCGTTTCCGCTCAATCGGGTCCGCAGGGTCTTCCGTTCGCGGCGGTGGACCGTGGTTTCCAGCGCGCCCAGCAGGGCCATTCGTAACGTGTCGGTGGATTGGTTGTAGTGAAGCACTCCATCCTGGGCGTAGCTGATGTTCCCGGTCTCCTCGCTCACAATCACCGCGAACACATCGGCCTGTTCGGTGATGCCAAGCCCGGCGCGGTGGCGCGTCCCCAGCGAAAACTCCCCCGAACCCGCCACCACGCTGAACGGCAAAATCACCCGTGCCGATTGGATCTGGTCGCCACGGACAATCACCGCGCCATCGTGCAGCGGAGATTTTGGGTTAAAGATGGAGATGAGCATCTCCATGGAAAGCCGTGCATTCACCGGAACGCCGGTATCCACCGATAGCGAAATGTCGCTGGTGCGGGGAAGGATCACCAACGCGCCATATCGGCGAAGCGCAAGCTCCTCCGCAGCGGCCACAATTTGGTTGATGGTATAGCTGGCATCGTACCGCTCGAAGGTGGTAAATAAGCCATTGCGCCCAACCAGCACCAGCAGCCGCCGAAGCTCCGGCTGGAACAGAATAATCAGCGCAATCACCCAGATGTCCCCCACCGTGCGGAGTATCCAGCTAAGCAACTTCATATCCAGCGTCTGGCTGATAAAGCCAACGGCCATAATCAGCAGAACGCCCAGGAAAATCTGCGCGCCGATTGTCCCCCGCAGCACCGAGTGGAGCCGGTAGAGCACAAACGCAACAATGGCGATGTCGAACAGATCAATCGCCCGAACGTGCAGGAATCCTATGGAGAAAAGTTCAGCGTCCATGCGGGTAGCGCGGGTGTTTGGCGGAAGCTATTGGCGGGGGCGTTAGACGTTCCCCATCACCCCGTGGTCTTCGTAGGCTTTAATGATTTCCTTCACCAACCGGTGGCGAACAACGTCGGCTTTTTCGAAGTTGACAAAGCCGATGCCTTCAATTCCGCGCAAAATTTTCTCGGCTTGCACCAGCCCGCTTTCCACGTTTTTGGGAAGATCAATTTGGGTTACATCGCCGGTGATGATTGCACGGCTGTTTGCGCCAAGCCGTGTCAGGAACATCTTCATCTGCATGGTGGTGGCGTTCTGCGCCTCGTCCAAAATCACGAAGGCATTGTTCAGGGTTCGCCCGCGCATGTAGGCCAACGGCACAACCTCAATGCCACGGCGTTCCATCATTGCCTTCAGCTTGTCGGCTGGGATCATATCATCCAGCGCGTCGTACAGCGGGCGCAGGTACGGATCCACCTTCTCCTTCAGGTCGCCGGGAAGGAAGCCCAGACTTTCGCCAGCTTCAACCGCAGGGCGGGCAAGCACCAGTTTGGTGATTTCGCGGTTGCGGTATGCGGCCACCGCCATTGCCACGGCAAGGTAGGTTTTGCCCGTTCCCGCCGGCCCAATCGCAAACACGATGTCGTTCTCGCGAACAAGCTGGTAGTATTTTTTCTGGCGATCCCCTTTGGCCTTAATCACCGTCTCCTTCGCAAACAGGATCACTTCATCAAGGTCCTGGCCCTGCAGTTGTTGTTGTTGCTCGGCACGCCCACCAACCACAAGGTCCATGATGGTCTCAACATCGCTTGCGTGCAGCGTTCCGTTGCGCTGGACCATGTAGATCATCTCCTTGATGATCTTCTCAATCAGCTGCGCCTCGGCCGGTTCGCCGCGCAGCACCGCAACATCGCCGCGGACGGTGATTGTGGTGTCGAAACGGTTTTCCAGTATCGTCAGATTAGCATCGTTGAATCCCAGCAACGCAAGCTGGTCAACGCCATTCAGTTTGATTTTGCGTTCGATAGTTTCCATACGGTGGCGAAGATAGGAATTTGGATTGGGTATCACAGAACAAAGCCTGCCGGAGGTGATCCGGCAGGCTTTGAAGGTTTGCATTGCTTTGGTTGCGGTTACTTCTTCTCGCCGCTTCCAGCTTCTTGTTGGTCCACTTGTTGGGCGCGTTCGGCAGCAGCGCGGCGGGCGCGTGCGGCGGCCGCTGCGGCAATTTTTTTCTTGCGATAGTACAACCGCTCGGCGCGCATCTCCTCGTCGCTTTTCGGGCCGCGTGGCGGGATCGTCAGCTTTTGGCCTGGGTAGATCACGTCAGGGTTGCGGATCTGGTCGGTGTTGGCCTGCCAGATTTTTGGCCACATGAAGGCATCGGAGTAGATCTCGTTCTTCTCGGCGATGTTCCACAAGCAGTCGCGGTCCTTGGACCACGTGCCAACGGTGTAGTATTTCTTGCCGCGCCCGGCGCGTTCGCGCAATTGGTTGATGTCCGACTGCATGGAGATCAGTTTGTTGTAGAACTCCGGCAACACTGCAATCTTGTTGCGGCGGATTTCATTCATCTCGGTCTGCAGGGCATCAATCTGTGCGATGTTGTCGGCAAGCTGTTCATCGCTCATGTTTTTCATCTCGCGGATGCGGTTTTCCAGGCGTCCAACGCGTTCGCGGAAGGCGTTCACGTCGGCCTCGGTTGCGCCAATCATCGCGTAGATAGCGTCGTTGCAGGCCTTGACATCGTTGCGGATTTGGGCAAGGCGTTGCTCGTTCTGGGTTTTCTCGGCGCTTAAGGCATCGGCTTTGTCCTGCAAGGCTTTCACCTTCAGCCGCCACTCGTTGATGCGGATTTCGGCTTGTTTTTTGGTCAGCAGGGAATCGGCCATGCTATCCGGTGCGCGGTCGCCATCTTGGGCGAACACCGGAGCGGCAAGCAACATGGCGATCAACGCCAGATATATTGTTCTCATTAGTGGTTTCCTCCGTTAGTTCGTTGATGGGATCAGCGTCGTGGCTTCGATTCTGTGGGCTGTTGGGCCGGGACCTCTGTCCAGTCAGGCCAGACGTTGGGCCATTGTGCCATCTTCCCCTCAATAAACTGCTTGGTGCTGTTGCAGCGGTCAAGCTCCGACTGGCGCGAGTTGATCTCGCTTTTCAATTGGCTGATTTCGCTTTCTCTCATGCGAATCTGCTCGTTCAGCGTGCGGTCCTCGGCCCGCAGCCGGCGCATTTCGGCAAGCTGTTCTTCGGTAATCATGCTGGTGCAGCCAGTCAGTACCGAGAAGCAAGCGGCGGCAAGCATCAGCGCGCCTGCCTTTAATGTTCGGTTCATGAATTGTGCCTCCGTTATCCGGTTGTATAATGTGGGATAGGAACTGTCAAAGAAGGACAGACGGTTTGGCCGGGATTGTTTTGCATCAAGCGAAGGCGTTATCACTACTCTATCGTGGTCTTCAACATGTGGATGCGGCTGGCGCATCGCTATCGGTATCGTTGCTCATGTTCATCGGAAGGCCGCGCCAAATTAGGAAAAAAACGCTGCAATGCTACCCGGCACGGAGGTTCAACGGTGGAAAAATTGAAGAAGTTAGCAGAAGCCACCTCAAGCAACCTTTTGTGGCAAACACCTGAAACAGCCGCCACCAGCGAAATATCAGGGAAAAGCGGTAGCGGATTCACCACCCGCAGGCGGCACACATCGTGCAGCCGAACGCTGGCCATGCAAACAGCATCACCCCCCAATCCACCAACTTTTTTTTTGTGCAACTCAGAACTGTGGCCGCTTCTAACGGTTGGCGTGGCCGGTCGGGAATAGATTGAAAGAGTGGGCAAAGGGAAGCACATCCCGCACGCCCCACAACATTGGCCATGACATACTCACCGGTCTTCCGGCAACCTATTCCCGACATGAAAACACTACTGATCCATGCTACAGCTTTCCTGCTGATGACACTGGCAGCCATTGCGCAGCCAGCACCAAACCAACCGCCAAACGGCGCAACCGACCTTGACATCAACGTCACCCTAGGCTGGCGACCGCTGAAAACCGCCGTTAGCTACGATGTTGAGATTTCCCTGAACGAGGCCTTCACCCAGATCTACAACGTGTTGGCAACGGAGGCCACCACAACCGAGGCCACCAATCTGAACTACTCCACCACCTACTATTGGCACGTCCGTGGGGTTGATTCAAGCGGTGAGGCTACGGCCTGGAGCGGCACGCAATCGTTCACCACGGTTGCCGCCACCGGAATCCCGCAGCCCCTTTCCCCAGCCGACGGCGCAACCGATCAGCCCACCAGCGTTACCTTACAATGGAGCAGCGTTCCGGGGGTGGGGCAGTATGACGTGCAATGGAGCAGCGACCCCGCATTCCCTTCCGGAGCCGCGCAGTTGGCAACGGTTGGGGGAACCTCGCACCCGCTTCCTACGCTTGGATACGGGACAACAATCTACTGGCGCGTTCGCGTGGGGGCGGTTACGGCTGCGCCCGGTCCGTGGTCGCGGTATGCTGCGTTCTCCACTGGCTTCCCCGCTCCCGATCCGCTGGCCGCGCCGTTGCTGATTTCGCCAGCACATGGCCAAGCGAACCAGCCGGAATCGGTGACGTTGGTGTGGCACCACGTGGCCGCACAAGAACCGATCTACGACGTTGAGGTTGCCACCGATCCCACCTTCGCCACGGTTGCCTACTCCAACAGTGGATTGACCGACACAACCTACAGCCTAAGCAATCTTCCTGCCGGAGGAACCTACCACTGGCGCGTCCGTGCCGACAATGGGGAAGTGGCCAGCGATTGGTCCGGAGTGTTCACCTTCTCCACCGCGCCGGAATCCCCCATCAGCCTGCTGGCTCCGCAGCTGCTAACCCCGCCGAACGGCACCCCCAGCGCGCCACTTGTCGTCACGATGACGTGGGACAGCATCCCCGAGGCTGCCGACTACGAGGTCCAGATCGGCAAGGACCCGGCGTTCGAGGCGGTTGACACCACCCTTATCCGCAACACCGCATCGGCCGAGCTTGCCGGATTGCCAAACGCCACCACCTACCACTGGCGCGCCCGCGCACGGAACGGAGCCGCCAACAGCGCGTGGTCCCGCCCCTTCCGGTTTACCACCGAGGCCGAAGAACCCGCGCTCCCTTCCATGCCGCAGCTTACCGCCCCGCCCGACGGCTCCACCAACGTGATGAACCCCGTTCAGCTTCAGTGGAAAGGGGCAAGCAACGCCCAAAGCTACGTGGTGGAAATCTCG encodes:
- a CDS encoding MCE family protein; this encodes MALSTTSQEARVGLISLVALVLLVGGIVWGKRAAFGVEQRVIVFTASNTSGVDAGSVITVNGVRKGSVISVQSAPNGVMIQAGIDPTVPLKEDATGTIQMLEITGGKKIEVSVGKSERPLPASAAIPCVVAGDLGAVVGTFDQIAHKVDALLVRIDTTIGFANGLIGSPQLRNGVEQTVENAAQLTRSLNLLVADNRGKLEQTISNLDGTITELRGLLQRSSPGIERSIAAVEQTATDARAVITSSSSVLRRADSLIAHVDGLVGDLRNGNGIVAKLINDSTLTNELMLTLKNARGMIEEIRKYGINTNVSIGRLP
- the ssb gene encoding single-stranded DNA-binding protein; amino-acid sequence: MARSLNKVTIIGNIQPNDPELRHTQTGMPICSFKVVTDESYKDKEGNMVERSEWHSVVFWGKAGEIIAQYMKKGRKIYVEGRLQTRKYEDKEGQTRYITEIVGTDFVFVDGGQGGGGDTGGGMSGGMSGSTGESQGSYTSAPANTSVADDDLPF
- the miaA gene encoding tRNA (adenosine(37)-N6)-dimethylallyltransferase MiaA translates to MNTNNALLVIVGPTASGKTALSLELAARIGPSVEIISADSRQIYTGMDIGTAKPNPQELQQVPHHLINILPPNERYAAGRFADDAAAAIQEVWRRGNIPIVVGGSGFYVQALFQGLSAPTADPDVYAMLEQRLEAEGYDALHHQLQAVDPVAAAAHSPNNRAKTLRALACYIQTGQPYSDFLSAGSGDRGSASGRFLPRYVVISPARDLLYRRINQRVIQMLESGLMEEVDRLLAEGFTASDPGMRTVGYSEAIGHRAGEFGYERMVELIQQSTRRYAKRQMTWFRRLADGMWLEQGGEESVAKVRDLMELMRDSKEKKNGD
- a CDS encoding protein-L-isoaspartate(D-aspartate) O-methyltransferase: MFNRPDSATASLRTSREDLLEQLRLRGITDEAVLKAIAKIPREEFVPATFRHRAWEDGALPISCNQTISQPFTVAFQTQLLEAKPGMNVLEIGTGSGYQAAVLWALGLRVFTIERHADLLNQARQRLEAIGCNVAMRVADGTVGWSAFAPFDRIIVTAGAPAAPPALLRQLAANGRMVIPIGEKATQRMKVFARQGESDQFEEFDHGDFKFVPLIGREGWEKE
- a CDS encoding TIGR00159 family protein encodes the protein MDAELFSIGFLHVRAIDLFDIAIVAFVLYRLHSVLRGTIGAQIFLGVLLIMAVGFISQTLDMKLLSWILRTVGDIWVIALIILFQPELRRLLVLVGRNGLFTTFERYDASYTINQIVAAAEELALRRYGALVILPRTSDISLSVDTGVPVNARLSMEMLISIFNPKSPLHDGAVIVRGDQIQSARVILPFSVVAGSGEFSLGTRHRAGLGITEQADVFAVIVSEETGNISYAQDGVLHYNQSTDTLRMALLGALETTVHRRERKTLRTRLSGNGATEHNNQTTTRTRQRA
- a CDS encoding PhoH family protein codes for the protein METIERKIKLNGVDQLALLGFNDANLTILENRFDTTITVRGDVAVLRGEPAEAQLIEKIIKEMIYMVQRNGTLHASDVETIMDLVVGGRAEQQQQLQGQDLDEVILFAKETVIKAKGDRQKKYYQLVRENDIVFAIGPAGTGKTYLAVAMAVAAYRNREITKLVLARPAVEAGESLGFLPGDLKEKVDPYLRPLYDALDDMIPADKLKAMMERRGIEVVPLAYMRGRTLNNAFVILDEAQNATTMQMKMFLTRLGANSRAIITGDVTQIDLPKNVESGLVQAEKILRGIEGIGFVNFEKADVVRHRLVKEIIKAYEDHGVMGNV
- a CDS encoding LysM peptidoglycan-binding domain-containing protein, whose amino-acid sequence is MRTIYLALIAMLLAAPVFAQDGDRAPDSMADSLLTKKQAEIRINEWRLKVKALQDKADALSAEKTQNEQRLAQIRNDVKACNDAIYAMIGATEADVNAFRERVGRLENRIREMKNMSDEQLADNIAQIDALQTEMNEIRRNKIAVLPEFYNKLISMQSDINQLRERAGRGKKYYTVGTWSKDRDCLWNIAEKNEIYSDAFMWPKIWQANTDQIRNPDVIYPGQKLTIPPRGPKSDEEMRAERLYYRKKKIAAAAAARARRAAAERAQQVDQQEAGSGEKK
- a CDS encoding T9SS type A sorting domain-containing protein, producing the protein MKTLLIHATAFLLMTLAAIAQPAPNQPPNGATDLDINVTLGWRPLKTAVSYDVEISLNEAFTQIYNVLATEATTTEATNLNYSTTYYWHVRGVDSSGEATAWSGTQSFTTVAATGIPQPLSPADGATDQPTSVTLQWSSVPGVGQYDVQWSSDPAFPSGAAQLATVGGTSHPLPTLGYGTTIYWRVRVGAVTAAPGPWSRYAAFSTGFPAPDPLAAPLLISPAHGQANQPESVTLVWHHVAAQEPIYDVEVATDPTFATVAYSNSGLTDTTYSLSNLPAGGTYHWRVRADNGEVASDWSGVFTFSTAPESPISLLAPQLLTPPNGTPSAPLVVTMTWDSIPEAADYEVQIGKDPAFEAVDTTLIRNTASAELAGLPNATTYHWRARARNGAANSAWSRPFRFTTEAEEPALPSMPQLTAPPDGSTNVMNPVQLQWKGASNAQSYVVEISSSGEFAGEQTKLSTTAVAQYLDTLPEGTKQWWRVRGANQYGQSQPTAPWTFTTFTSTPTGVEAEEEMAIGLDARIYPIPTFSTITIQLPEGTAHGASIKLFTAQGTQAAAMEIEAGGTAATIATETIPAGIYWCVVRAAEGTATRTIVILK